ACCCACGAAGTCCGGGACGCTGAAAATGGATGACGCCTCCAGCGGTTCAGTCTTATCCTTTATCTCAAAATGCCTGCGAGAGCCGGAGAACACCGACATCAGCGCTTTCTGCACCTAGTGATCGCCGCAGGGAGCTAGCTCCTCCCACCTGACTCTTTAAAGACTAGTCTGCGGGCACGTGACCCATCTCAGCTATGCTGATTGGATGTCAGACATCACAGGGGAGGGGCAAGTCCTAATCAATCTCCGTGTCTAGTGCAGTTGTGTCCTCTAATTCAGGGTTATTAGGGGAGAGACccttcctgctgacaggttcctttaagagTTTGCTCCATCTCATGACTCATTTACAAACGTTTCCTTACCGACAATCAAAAAACGAGGAACAAGAAATTCCCGAAATATTTCACAGATGAGTAAATGCAAACAAAACGCTGGGAAATTGACGCTGACTAAAAGGCTCCTATTACCAAGTAAAGTGTGGGAGAATAAAAAAGGGGGAAATGCATAAATAACAACTCCGCACACCCCGACCCCAGCGACCTCTGACCTCAGActcaccagttgtaggacagctggATCTGGAGCCGCGCGTGATCCGCCGTCTCAATATTGATGAGGTCGGTGCAGAAGTCCGGCCCCAGGAGGAGGCAGATGGCCTTAATGACATTGGAGCGTTTCGGGGTTCCTCCTGAGAGACTGAGGACTGTGAACTGCTCATCGGGGCCCAGGATCACCAGCTCAGGGCCAAACACAACCCTGCAAGACCGAAGGAGGCGGTTACATACAAACCCCGGCAAGAATAcaagatcactcccatcatcctcaTTAGAACAGAGTAGATAATATGATGCCTTCAGCAGGACAGTGTGGAAGCATACAAGGCCCAGGAGAGGAGGGAGAGGCAAAGCAGAGTGAGAGGCGAAAGAAGCAAGGCACGGGAaaggagtgagaggcaaagcacGGGAGAGGCGAAAGAAGCAAGGCctgagagaggagtgagaggcaaagcaGAGTGAGAGGCGAAAGAAGCAAGGCctgagagaggagtgagaggcaaagcacGGGAGAGGCGAAAGAAGCAAGGCccaggagaggagtgagaggcaaagcacGAGAGAGGCGAAAGAAGCAAGGCccaggagaggagtgagaggcaaagcacGGGAGAAGCGAAAGAAGCAAGGCccaggagaggagtgagaggcaaagcaGAGTGAGAGGCGAAAGAAGCAAGGCctgagagaggagtgagaggcaaagcacGGGAGAGGCAAAGGAAGCAAGGCctgagagaggagtgagaggcaaagcaGAGTGAGAGGCGAAAGAAGCAAGGCctgagagaggagtgagaggcaaagcacGGGAGAGGCGAAAGAAGCAAGGCCCAGGAGAGGAGGGAGAGGCAAAGCACGGGAGAGACGAAAGAAGCAAGGCccgagagaggagtgagaggcaaagcacGGGAGAGGCGAAAGAAGCAAGGCccgagagaggagtgagaggcaaagcacGGGAGAGGCGAAAGAAGCAAGGCCCAGGAGAGGAGGGAGAGGCAAAGCACGGGAGAGACGAAAGAAGCAAGGCccgagagaggagtgagaggcaaagcacGGGAGAGGCGAAAGAAGCAAGGCccgagagaggagtgagaggcaaagcacGGGAGAGGCGAAAGCAGCAAGGCccgagagaggagtgagaggcaaagcacGGGAGAGGCGAAAGAAGCAAGGCctgagagaggagtgagaggcaaagcacGGGAGAAGCGAAAGCAGCAAGGCccaggagaggagtgagaggcaaagcacGGGAGAGGCGAAAGAAGCAAGGCccgagagaggagtgagaggcaaagcacGGGAGAGGCGAAAGAAGCAAGGCCCAGGAGAGGAGGGAGAGGCAAAGCACGGGAGAGACGAAAGAAGCAAGGCccgagagaggagtgagaggcaaagcacGGGAGAGGCGAAAGAAGCAAGGCctgagagaggagtgagaggcaaagcacGGGAGAGGCGAAAGAAGCAAGGCCCAGGAGAGGAGGGAGAGGCAAAGCACGGGAGAGGCGAAAGCAGCAAGGCctgagagaggagtgagaggcaaagcacGGGAGAGGCGAAAGAAGCAAGGCctgagagaggagtgagaggcaaagcacGGGAGAAGCGAAAGCAGCAAGGCccaggagaggagtgagaggcaaagcacGGGAGAAGCGAAAGAAGCAAGGCccgagagaggagtgagaggcaaagcacGAGAGAGACGAAAGAAGCAAGGCctgagagaggagtgagaggcaaagcacGGGAGAGGCGAAAGAAGCAAGGCccgagagaggagtgagaggcaaagcacGGGAGAGGCGAAAGAAGCAAGGCccgagagaggagtgagaggcaaagcacGGGAGAGGCGAAAGCAGCAAGGCctgagagaggagtgagaggcaaagcacGGGAGAGGCGAAAGAAGCAAGGCccaggagaggagtgagaggcaaagcaGAGTGAGAGGCGAAAGAAGCAAGGCccgagagaggagtgagaggcaaagcacGGGAGAGGCGAAAGAAGCAAGGCCCAGGAGAGGAGGGAGAGGCAAAGCACGGGAGAGATGAAAGAAGCAAGGCctgagagaggagtgagaggcaaagcacGGGAGAGGCGAAAGAAGCAAGGCCCAGGAGAGACGAAAGAAGCAAGGCccgagagaggagtgagaggcaaagcacaggagaggcgaAAGAAGCAAGGCccgagagaggagtgagaggcaaagcacgggagaggagtgagaggcaaagcaGAGTGAGAGGTGAAAGAAGCAAGGCCCGAGAGAGGAGAGAGAGGCAAAGCACGGGAGAGGCGAAAGAAGCAAGGCccgagagaggagtgagaggcaaagcacGGGAGAGGCGAAAGCAGCAAGGCccgggagaggagtgagaggcaaagccCGGGAGAGGCGAAAGAAGCAAGGCccgagagaggagtgagaggcaaagccCGGGAGAGGCGAAAGAAGCAAGGCccgagagaggagtgagaggcaaagccCGGGAGAGGCGAAAGAAGCAAGGCCCGAGAGAGAAGTGAGAGGCAAAGCACGAGAGAGAGGCGAAAGAAGCAAGGCacgggagaggagtgagaggcgtgAGAGGCAAAGCACGGGAGAGGCGAAAGAAGCAAGGCCcgagagaggagtgagaggaaaGGGCCAGGAGAGgtaagcacaggagaggagagggagGCAAGGCCCAGGAGAGGCGGGAAAGGTGAGGTTCAGAAAATGCGTGAAAGGTGAGGTGAGGTTCAGAAGAGGCAAGGCTCAGGAGAGACACGAGGTGCAAGGCCCCGGAATGGCAAACCCAGGAGAGGAGTGGGAGGCAAGGCCTGGTAGAGGTGCAAGATGCAAGGCCAAGGAAAAGGCAAGCCCATAAGAGGAGTGAGAGGCAAGGCCACGGAGAGGCAAGGCAAGGCCCAGGAGAGGCAAGGCCCAGGAGATGCAAGGCCCAGGAGATGCAAGATAAGAGGGGCAAGGCCCGGAAGAGGTGAGGCCCAGGAGAGGCAAGGCCCAGGAAAGGCATGAGATGCAAGGCCCAGGAGATGCGAGATAAGAGGGGCAAGGCATGGAAGAGGCAAGGCCACAGATGCAATGCCCAGGAGAGGTGTGAGATGCAAGACCTAGGACAGGAATGAGGCTACACACAGCATGTCACAGGCAGTGAGCAAACATGAGCTCTTGGTTACAATGTCGTGGCGAAAACTCAATACGTGGGATGTCCGGATTAAGGGGGTAAGTCGAGAAGGAAAGCAGGGTTTCCCTTTAGGTCATAAAATGGTCATCATGGCGGGGAGGCGGAGAAATTGCAGACGGCTCACCTGGCCTTCTTCTCCCGGTAGTCATACACTTGGACGGCAGCATTATGCGGCACTCGGTAGGTCACCACTTTGGTCTTGTCTCGGGGTTGCGCCTCTTGTGTTCTGGCCCCGCGGTTCGATCTGTCTGCCACAGGGTCCTTACCAGAGGCCAGGAGGCTCTCCACATTAGGAGGAAGCTCCTTCTCCCACTGCTCCTCGTCATGTGTCAGCACGTAGGTGTGCCCGACGACCGCCCGCACCTGGTGGAGGCAAGAGCGCAGGTGGAGTCCTCTGTAGTGCATAGTGTAAGGCACAGGCGTGTTGTGAGGAAAGGGTTACACCTGTGACCGACATGTTGGGGATGAAGAGGATGGCCGCGCCAGAGGTCAAGATTCAGGGTGCGGCTCGTCTAGGATTTCACATAGCGGGGTCCATGATCTATTCCTGACCACAGCGATGACTGATGAGGATACAGATGGAGTGCAGCCACCCACGTGTCCCCGCCTGCGAGGCCAAATCTCCATGTGCAGCTGATGGGATGATGGTGGTGGTAATCATACTGACCTTCCCTGTTTTGATGTCTCGCACATAAATCCCTTCATTCTCATCCAGGGGGATGGACTGTCTCCGCACCACCACCTCCACCTCTACTGGGGGGACATACTCCAGGGGACCCCTGATCATCCATCGATCTCCAGGTTTTCGCTCAACATCGTTTCCATCCTGAAACCAGAGACAAGCAGTCAAGTAATGGTGGAGAGGAAGATGAGGAGCCGAGGTCGCCTCCATGGGTCATACCCACCTCGTCCTTCTCCTCCAGGACCTGCAGAGCTCTCAGGACCAGACCCTCGTCCTCTGATAGGATATAGACATCTTGGATTCCCGACTCCAGGTTTTCTCCAGGCTGCAAGAAGAAGGACTTCTCCCCCTGTACAGGAAAACAGAAACACAGCTAGGCTATGCAGAGGTGCGGCTGGGCTACGCGGCAGAGGAACAGATGAAGCTAGGCAATATTGTACACAACTTGGGCCGATCATCAGATATGTCGGATGCGCTGGGTTTTCCGTCATCATTCTGGAAATATTAACCATTTCCTCGTTACCTTCACGACTTTCTTCTGTCCGAGTTGCGGTTTGCCGTCTCTCCCCACCGGGTCCAGGATGACACAATACTGCCGGCTGTTGAGGGTGGTGATGTCCACAACTCCCACCACCTCCTCGTACACGTTGGGGATGTAGGCCTCCGTGTCCTCCATGGTGACCAGCCATTCCTCTCCAGTTCGCCGCAGGTTCCGCTTCTCATCGTTGAATGTCTTGGTGGCTCGGATGTGCAGAGCTTTCTAGAAGAAAAGAATCATTGCTCCTCAGCAGTTCTGCCACTTTAAGCtttcccctaaagaaggaaactcTGCAAACAGGGAGTGCACAATGTCAGGTGGATTGTGGAAAGCCGCCCTCTCACCGCCGCAGCAGGTGTTCCCTTATTGTAGCCGAGGTCACATTTCTACTGTGTAGGTGGAAGGGCGAGGCCTGGCACCCCCGACCCGGGTGTAAAGCGGTCACAGCGACATACAGACCTTTACACTTACTAAACAGCCCATAAAAGTCACAGCTATGGGGCCCGGGAATTACAGGAGCCAATGCCAGACTCCACTCAGGGATATGGCGAGGATGGAGAAAGCAACACCATTGTGGAAAGTGCTGTACCAGAACCAGTGACTAATCAGACGCCTAGACTCCATGACTGTTGAGATTGTGCGCAGACAGAACAGCGTGACATGGGCCGGTAATGGTGATGTCCTATCTTACCTTGTCTGTCAGGACAAAAGCGTCTACAACATCCACGACCTCTTCATATACACCGGGAAGATACGCGCCGACCTTCTTCACCAGCCATTCCTCCCCTACAAAGAGAAGGGCGAGACCAGTAACATGATGTACGCAGACAGACCCCTGACCCATTATCCGCAGGCCGACCCCATTATCCGCAGATCGACCCATTATCCGCAGACAGACCCCCGACCCATTATCCGCAAACAGACCCCCGACCCATTATCCGCAGACAGACCCCCGACCCATTATCCGCAGACAGACCCCCGACCCATTATCCGCAGATCGACCCCCGACCCATTATCCGCAGACAGACCCCTGACCCATTATCCACAGGCCGACCCCATTATCCGCAGATCGACCCCCGACCCATTATCCGCAGACAGACCCCTGACCCATTATCCGCAGGCCGACCCCATTATCCGCAGATCGACCTCCGACCCATTATCCGCAGACAGACCCCCGACCCATTATCCGCAGACAGACCCCCGACCCATTATCCACAGGCCGACCCCCGACCCATTATCCACAGGCCGACCCCCGACCCATTATCTGCAGGCCGACCCCCGACCCATTATCCGCAGGCCGACCCCTGACTCGTTATCCGCAGGCCAACCCCCGACCCGTTATCTGCAGACAGACCCCCGACCCATTATCCGCAGGCCGACCCATTATCTGTAGACCAGCCCCCCGACCCGTTATCCGCAGAACAACCCCCGACCCGTTATCCGCAGACAGACCCCCGACCCGTTATCCGCAGGCCGACCCATTATCTGTAGACCAGCCCCCCGACCCGTTATCCGCAGACAGACCCCCGACCCGTTATCCGCAGACAGACCCCCGACCCGTTATCCGCAGGCTGACCCATTATCTGTAGACCAGCCCCCCGACCCGTTATCCGCAGACAGACCCCCGACCCGTTATCCGCAGACAGACCCCCGACCCGTTATCCGCAGACAGACCCCCGACCCGTTATCCGCAGGCTGACCCGCCATGTGTGGACTCACCAGTGACTCTGGCGCGGTCCTCGCGGTCCTGGCACTCTTTGCGCGCCCGCAGGCGGATGGCCTGATTGTGCCGGATCACTGTTGCTTGGATGGTCTGTACCACTTCCACCTCCTTCCGGGGGATGTAGGTGCCTACATGGGGCGACGCGTCACagctcagtgcccccatattagAGGCTCACAGTCACTGACCATCTACAGCAGATCCTACCTGGACCCTCGAAGAGCCACTCGTCACCCGCCACAAACTTCTCACTGACGTCCTCGAAATCCAGCAGAGCCTTCAGGTGAAGGGCGGTGTTGGCGAGGACCACGGTCAGCGGGGTGATGCCCTGAGCCCAGGAGGAAAGAGTTCATGGTTTAACTCTGCGTATTCTAATTGGTGGCCTCACAAATTAATGAGTCACGTGACCTTCCTGCCTCCTGACTCTTTGCAAACAGGAAGAGTCAGGGGGGCGGGCTCACTTCTGATCGGCAGTAGATATATATGAATGGACCCACCAGCTGCTGGTGCTCCCCCGGGTACAGCGGGAACGGATCCTGGGCCAGCCGGATCTCGCGGTCTCCATGTCGCAGCTTGGCCTGTCCTACGTCATCGAACTGAacgctgctcccggcgtcccgcagcACCGGGTTCTGGATCACACAGTAGTGCCGCGGCGGCACCATCACCATGGGGACCGGGCGGAAGAGAACCCTGAAGGACAGGACACACAGCACACGCGGGTCAGCGCAATGGAGGAAGGCATGATGGGATACACACGAACGTGTCTTCATTACGTGGCCCAGGAGGGACCCCCGCATCAGTGACAAGCTGAGACTGGAGAGACCCCTTTAAGTGTATACCCCCCAGCCCGCGAGGGTCTCACCTCTCATTGTCCTGCCGGATGTAGGTTTTGGGTCCTGTCTCCACGCGGGAGATGTTGCTGTTCTGGTCCAGTACATGGATGTAGTAATACGGTGGGATGCGGATGATGGACTCTTCGGTCATTCTCAGGCCGGACACGACTGGGGGGGAGAGAAGACGCCATGATTAGCGAGTGCGGCACCGTAATAAACCGGATATTATAACTCGCCCGTATTCTGGATATTGGGGGGCAGAAGCCCCCATCACGTGACCCTCATCATTCCCGTCACTCTCACCGGGGCTTAgactatgacatcatcgccatcgtCCACTAACATACAATAAACGCTCCGTATTCGCCGCCTTCATCTACGCGACTGGGGAGTGAAAGTAAAATCCTGACATCCCCCCCGGACGGGCGGGCGGACGGACTGCTGCACCGACGCAGCCCCCTATCTGCGCTGCAGCCCCCTCTCCTGCAGGACGACCCCCTCCCCCGTCTTCTTTACATTACCAGGAAGTTCTGCGCACCCCCCTCTGCTGCCCCCATCTGCGCACTCTGGTGGCCAAATAGGGACAGGGAGACCCCCAACATTTCCCAGTTACCTTCCCAGTGCTCCCAGCACAGCAGACTGAAGGAGGAAACAGCTATAAGGGAGGAAGAGGCCGTCCAGTCAGCGGCAGCCGCTCCTCCGCCCCACCTGTCATGTGTCCGGGGTGGGGCGCCCTCTGTCCCTGCAGGCTGTACCACATGGTGCAATCAGACGGTTACTGCTTCTGGTTACGCCACCTTTTCCACGCGCGGTTTTAGGGTCGGATTCCTTATTATGGGAGCAGCCGAAAAATAGAGGTGGCGAGACCCCGCGGAGCCCCCCGTGAGCGCCGGCGGTGACCCTCCATGGCGTCGATGGTTTCCATCCAACAACTCTCTGATCTAAACGTTATCGCGGCGCCCTGGCGATTTTTCTCGTGTAGACGCGCCGGTTCTAgttttatttgtggatttttccaGCTGAAAATAAAATCTTCACACCTaaagaaaaaacgcatgaaattttggtgcagtttttcgtACAGTTTTTTACGTGTTTTTCCAtgaggtttttgatgcgttttcttcacaataagttttttattttggatttttcagCCGGAAGAAAATCTacgtgtaaaaataaaacaaaaaaaaaaaactgcccgcGGTTCTTGGCGTAGACTCGAGTTTTCAGCGCTGTTTTTAGGGGCATTTATCCGGTTTTTATACCCCTGTAATATTTATGTGCTGTGTAGTAATATCATGGGATTCTGCGGCGTTTTTGTAATAAAAACCTTTGATGAAAGCTAATGGAAAACCGCGTGACGCGCTGCATTTTCTACACAGAAAAGGCGCCAAAGAATTCACGTGACGATTTTTCTAACTTGTGTGTTTTTCTCACACAAATGAACGAGTCGCTCGTCAGCAGATTTGAAGCATTTCTGGATTTGTATTTTGGCGTTCCTGCACCGAGACACTGTAACGAACACTCAGCGCTGAGTCTGAGGACTATTTTGCACCAAAAAGTTCCTAAAATCCGTTAAAACCAGGAATCCGCCTCAGCTTATAGTGCGGAGTTTGCTGCGGATTTAACTGCAGGGTCTTTTGTAAATTCCCCATCTGAACAAGGCCTAAAGCCTGCCCATGAGAGGAGcacgctgggagtagtagtccacaCTACTGCCCTGAGGGTGCGGGCTGTGTGCTCAGTGCGGGCGGTGCCGCCTCCGTTATTCTGGGGATTATGGCGTTGACTTCCCCAGGTGATAGTGAGGAGCCGGTTCTACCACATGTCAGGTTTAGGTGGAGATAAGAAAGACAAAGGTGCGACAGAACATGGCCGCCCGGGGGGAGGGCGCGTTATATAgaggtatatatgtatatgtgct
The nucleotide sequence above comes from Ranitomeya imitator isolate aRanImi1 chromosome 7, aRanImi1.pri, whole genome shotgun sequence. Encoded proteins:
- the MVP gene encoding major vault protein, with the protein product MTEESIIRIPPYYYIHVLDQNSNISRVETGPKTYIRQDNERVLFRPVPMVMVPPRHYCVIQNPVLRDAGSSVQFDDVGQAKLRHGDREIRLAQDPFPLYPGEHQQLGITPLTVVLANTALHLKALLDFEDVSEKFVAGDEWLFEGPGTYIPRKEVEVVQTIQATVIRHNQAIRLRARKECQDREDRARVTGEEWLVKKVGAYLPGVYEEVVDVVDAFVLTDKKALHIRATKTFNDEKRNLRRTGEEWLVTMEDTEAYIPNVYEEVVGVVDITTLNSRQYCVILDPVGRDGKPQLGQKKVVKGEKSFFLQPGENLESGIQDVYILSEDEGLVLRALQVLEEKDEDGNDVERKPGDRWMIRGPLEYVPPVEVEVVVRRQSIPLDENEGIYVRDIKTGKVRAVVGHTYVLTHDEEQWEKELPPNVESLLASGKDPVADRSNRGARTQEAQPRDKTKVVTYRVPHNAAVQVYDYREKKARVVFGPELVILGPDEQFTVLSLSGGTPKRSNVIKAICLLLGPDFCTDLINIETADHARLQIQLSYNWHFEIKDKTEPLEASSIFSVPDFVGDACKAIASRIRGAVASVQFDDFHKNSNRIICSAVFGFDDSVKIRSSFKFPQNNLVITSVDIQSVEPVDQRTRDALQKSVQLAIEITTNSQEATARHEAERLEQEAKGRLERQRITDQAEAERARKELLELEALSTVVESTGAAKAEAQSKAEAAKIEGEGAVLQAKLRAEALAIETDAELQRLRQARSEELKYLQEKNKLEVEKEQELSDIAIKKFRGMTEAIGAGTLRDIALAGPELQVKLLQGLGIQSTLITDGSTPINLFSTATGLLGLPGIVPQKKDGEK